Proteins co-encoded in one Natronorubrum daqingense genomic window:
- a CDS encoding IS4 family transposase has product MRRLTTLFPSEFLEEHAEELGVVEREGKLQIPVLVWALVFGFAAGESRTLAGFRRSYNSTADETISPGGFYHRLTPSLAEYLRDLVERGLDEVAVPEAVDADTDRFRDVMIADGTVLRLHEFLSDEFQARHEEQAGAKLHLLHNATDKTIERTDVTDEKTHDSTLFKTGAWLQGRLVLFDLAYFKYRRFALIDENDGYFVSRLKKSANPVITAELREWRGRAIPLEGEQIHDVVDDLSRKYIDVEVEAEFKRGQYEGTRSVDTKRFRVVGVRNEDADDYHLYITNLPREEFLPADLATLYRCRWEVETLFRELKTQYELDEFDTSNPVVVEILLYAALLSLLVSRDLLDLVTEQADDELVFPPERWAATFRSHAQLILHELGDYLGYSPPPLLERLIEEAQKIHKQRPILQETLATATQPRCEA; this is encoded by the coding sequence ATGCGTCGACTCACTACTCTCTTTCCCTCCGAGTTCCTCGAAGAGCACGCCGAGGAACTCGGCGTGGTCGAGCGAGAGGGCAAGCTCCAGATTCCCGTCCTCGTGTGGGCGCTCGTGTTCGGCTTCGCCGCAGGCGAGAGCCGAACACTCGCTGGGTTCAGACGCAGCTACAACTCGACGGCTGATGAGACGATCTCTCCCGGTGGCTTCTATCACCGGCTCACACCGTCACTCGCAGAGTACCTCCGCGACCTCGTCGAGCGTGGTCTCGACGAGGTCGCTGTTCCAGAGGCTGTTGACGCTGATACCGACCGATTCAGAGACGTGATGATCGCTGATGGAACGGTGCTGCGGTTGCACGAGTTCCTTTCCGACGAGTTCCAAGCTCGCCACGAGGAGCAGGCTGGAGCGAAGCTCCACCTGCTCCACAATGCCACCGACAAGACGATTGAACGGACAGACGTGACCGACGAGAAAACGCACGACAGCACGTTGTTCAAGACAGGCGCGTGGCTCCAAGGGCGGCTCGTTCTGTTCGATCTCGCGTACTTCAAGTACCGCCGCTTCGCGTTGATCGACGAGAACGACGGCTACTTCGTGAGTCGGCTGAAGAAGAGCGCGAATCCGGTGATAACGGCGGAACTACGGGAATGGCGCGGCCGCGCCATTCCCTTGGAAGGCGAGCAGATCCACGATGTGGTCGATGACCTCTCGCGGAAGTACATCGACGTGGAGGTCGAAGCAGAGTTCAAGCGAGGTCAGTACGAGGGGACTCGTTCAGTAGACACGAAACGGTTCCGCGTCGTCGGCGTCCGCAACGAGGACGCCGACGACTACCATCTATACATCACGAACTTACCGAGAGAGGAGTTCCTGCCGGCAGATCTAGCAACGCTGTATCGGTGCCGATGGGAGGTAGAGACGTTGTTTCGTGAGCTGAAAACGCAGTACGAACTGGACGAATTCGACACAAGCAACCCTGTTGTCGTGGAAATTTTGCTGTACGCAGCGTTGCTTTCGCTGCTGGTGAGTCGTGATCTGTTGGATCTGGTCACCGAGCAGGCTGACGATGAGCTCGTGTTTCCGCCGGAACGCTGGGCGGCGACCTTCCGGTCGCACGCCCAGCTCATCCTCCACGAACTCGGTGACTACCTTGGCTACTCGCCACCGCCACTGTTGGAACGGCTGATCGAAGAGGCACAGAAGATCCACAAGCAACGGCCGATCTTACAAGAGACGCTCGCTACTGCTACGCAGCCGAGGTGTGAGGCTTAG
- a CDS encoding bacterio-opsin activator domain-containing protein produces MSAIRTREMQVIEDIVTDARSGSCREITLEQGARSCFSIPLTYDESVYGVLVVYGRSPAENWDTDILAEFGQTIAHTINAVETRSSFQADSVVELTLHSTAADTPLCRLAQAIDSKLEFEGLVSGTDDVATVFFTVPGVAPEQVVTAGKDVLGITEVTSLVERDDAPLFKARLSEPSLAGLVLNQNATVRSLRVDAGTATVVVDLPGSASVRTFVDSLAQEVPDLELLSRRTRTREPGATLQSTILERLTPRQQEVLQLAYRSGYFEMPRVQTGKELADHPSLAKRETTRQRRLIETSIREE; encoded by the coding sequence GTGAGTGCAATACGGACCCGCGAGATGCAGGTTATCGAGGATATCGTCACTGACGCACGAAGCGGGTCGTGCCGGGAAATCACGCTCGAGCAGGGGGCACGTTCGTGTTTCAGTATCCCACTCACATACGACGAGTCTGTCTACGGCGTGCTCGTCGTGTACGGCAGGTCCCCCGCTGAGAACTGGGATACGGACATCCTCGCCGAGTTCGGCCAGACGATCGCTCACACGATCAACGCCGTTGAAACGAGGAGCTCGTTCCAAGCCGATAGCGTCGTCGAACTCACGCTTCACTCAACGGCAGCAGACACGCCACTGTGTCGCCTGGCACAAGCTATCGACAGCAAACTCGAATTCGAGGGGCTCGTTTCAGGAACTGACGACGTGGCAACCGTCTTCTTTACCGTGCCAGGCGTGGCGCCCGAGCAAGTGGTGACCGCCGGTAAGGACGTACTTGGGATCACGGAAGTGACCTCCCTTGTAGAGCGCGACGACGCCCCCCTATTCAAGGCGCGATTGAGCGAACCGAGTCTTGCTGGTCTCGTCCTCAACCAGAACGCGACAGTACGGTCGCTTCGGGTTGATGCGGGAACCGCAACCGTTGTGGTCGATCTCCCTGGATCGGCGAGCGTCCGTACATTCGTCGACAGCCTCGCGCAAGAGGTTCCAGATCTCGAATTGCTCTCACGACGGACCCGAACACGCGAACCAGGGGCGACACTTCAAAGTACCATTCTCGAGCGGTTGACGCCGCGCCAGCAGGAGGTCTTGCAGTTGGCCTATCGAAGCGGATACTTCGAAATGCCACGCGTTCAGACGGGCAAAGAGTTGGCCGACCATCCGTCTTTAGCTAAGCGAGAAACCACGCGACAGCGGCGGCTTATCGAGACTTCTATTCGAGAGGAATGA
- a CDS encoding GAF domain-containing protein, which translates to MSSQGCSSSLLRSRAFVPLGRHGVVCLGSTEVDTFDEQTIDLVETVASTVETAWDRAKSEAQLEQRNEELTRLNQLNSLVRKIDTSLVEAETVDAIDDAVCERLIASPRYEFAWVGEFDADADSVRPRSWAGVDSSTLQKLTIANDNPAVAPDPLRECNTDPRDAGYRGYRH; encoded by the coding sequence TTGTCCTCGCAAGGATGCTCGAGTTCGTTGTTACGAAGCCGTGCATTTGTCCCGCTGGGTCGCCATGGGGTCGTCTGTCTCGGTTCGACAGAGGTCGACACCTTCGACGAGCAAACGATTGACCTCGTGGAGACAGTCGCTTCGACCGTCGAAACCGCGTGGGATCGCGCCAAAAGCGAGGCACAACTGGAGCAGCGAAACGAGGAGTTGACCCGCCTCAACCAACTCAACTCGCTCGTCCGTAAGATTGACACGAGCCTCGTCGAAGCCGAGACGGTCGACGCGATCGACGACGCAGTCTGTGAGCGCTTGATTGCATCTCCACGCTACGAGTTCGCCTGGGTCGGCGAGTTCGACGCCGACGCAGACTCTGTCCGACCGCGGTCGTGGGCGGGTGTCGACAGCAGCACCCTCCAGAAACTCACCATCGCGAACGACAACCCAGCCGTCGCTCCGGACCCCCTTCGTGAGTGCAATACGGACCCGCGAGATGCAGGTTATCGAGGATATCGTCACTGA
- a CDS encoding zinc-dependent alcohol dehydrogenase, whose product MKALRWHGEQDVRVDDVPKPEIEEPTDAIVEITATAICGSDLHLYNDFMPGMQEGDILGHEPMGEVVEVGEEVDNLREGDRVVIPFTISCGSCWFCGNDMYSLCDETNPNADMAAESMGHSPAGLFGFSHTLGGYDGGQAEYLRVPHADVGPIKIDSNLSDEEVLFLSDIYPTGYMAAENAEIEENDTVAVWGCGPVGQFAIQSAWMMGADQVIAIDRIPERLEMAQGHADTQVIDYSEEDVYDRLMDATDDYGPDRCIDAVGSEAHSTCVDTVPDEPDRPYVIQQAAKSCRKGGTLSIPGVYIDGMDDVPMGPIMNKALTINTGQTHVQAYLDELLETIEDGQIDPSEIITHTGDLDDGPEMYQRFNDKEDDCVKVVLEP is encoded by the coding sequence ATGAAAGCACTCCGCTGGCACGGCGAACAAGATGTCCGCGTCGACGATGTCCCTAAACCCGAGATCGAGGAACCGACGGACGCGATCGTCGAGATCACCGCGACGGCGATCTGCGGTTCGGATCTTCATCTCTACAACGACTTCATGCCGGGGATGCAGGAGGGCGATATCCTTGGTCACGAGCCGATGGGTGAGGTCGTCGAGGTCGGCGAGGAGGTCGACAACCTCCGCGAGGGCGACCGCGTCGTTATCCCGTTCACGATCAGCTGTGGCTCCTGTTGGTTCTGCGGGAACGACATGTACTCGCTGTGCGACGAGACCAATCCCAACGCCGACATGGCCGCGGAGTCGATGGGCCACTCGCCGGCCGGCCTCTTCGGCTTCTCGCACACGCTGGGCGGCTACGACGGCGGCCAGGCCGAGTACCTGCGGGTTCCCCACGCCGACGTCGGCCCGATCAAGATCGACTCGAACCTCTCGGACGAGGAGGTCCTGTTCCTCTCCGACATCTACCCGACGGGCTACATGGCCGCCGAGAACGCCGAGATCGAGGAGAACGACACGGTCGCGGTCTGGGGCTGTGGCCCAGTCGGCCAGTTCGCCATCCAGAGCGCCTGGATGATGGGCGCCGACCAGGTAATCGCGATCGACCGGATTCCCGAACGCCTCGAGATGGCACAGGGCCACGCCGACACCCAGGTGATCGACTACTCCGAGGAGGACGTCTACGATCGCCTGATGGACGCGACCGACGACTACGGGCCGGATCGGTGTATCGACGCCGTCGGCTCGGAAGCCCACTCGACCTGCGTCGATACCGTCCCCGACGAGCCCGACCGACCGTACGTGATCCAGCAGGCGGCCAAATCCTGTCGCAAGGGTGGAACGCTCTCGATCCCGGGCGTCTACATCGACGGGATGGACGACGTGCCGATGGGACCGATCATGAACAAGGCGCTGACGATCAACACCGGCCAAACCCACGTCCAGGCCTACCTCGACGAACTGCTTGAGACGATCGAGGACGGACAGATCGATCCCTCCGAAATCATCACGCACACGGGCGATCTCGACGACGGCCCCGAGATGTACCAGCGGTTCAACGACAAGGAGGACGACTGCGTCAAGGTCGTCCTCGAGCCGTAA
- a CDS encoding RNA-guided endonuclease TnpB family protein — MTTTATKTLEATLASPTAGKEQRLERTVATYHRALLDAFESGADTQTAVNDVVTPYNLTSYAKDALKNYVPKLRDTYNASVLADDHPVRFTNRGFSLDHSDERACEFCWRVPQAGHGNAFWIPLRINPEQESLWFDLLDGDVSVGEFRLQQHRKNWVLHVTVEYEIAEPETLDDPTRIGFDIGESKLLAGCACQNDTPTQPYIYDGGRARALRKEMHTTLKRLQERDACEWRVDQRFDHYQNALTDIVEKASREAVEYAESFDDPVIVLEDLSYIRENLDYGTFMNRRLHAWAFARLTDRIEDKALEAGIPVEFVNPHYTSQTCHACGYIGRRGSQAEFKCTNPECWVTEYQADINAAANIADRVDPWGESVPWKPERDDSPRNGSRCDTATGHRTPSRQSRQTTLVAFES; from the coding sequence ATGACGACGACCGCCACGAAAACGCTCGAAGCCACGCTTGCTTCGCCCACGGCGGGCAAAGAGCAACGGCTCGAGCGAACGGTGGCGACCTACCACCGCGCCCTTTTGGACGCCTTCGAGAGTGGTGCGGATACGCAAACGGCGGTTAACGATGTCGTCACGCCGTACAATCTCACGTCCTACGCCAAGGATGCGCTCAAGAACTACGTCCCGAAGCTTCGGGATACGTACAACGCGTCGGTGTTGGCCGACGACCATCCCGTTCGGTTCACGAACCGTGGGTTCAGTCTCGACCACTCCGACGAGCGTGCGTGCGAGTTCTGCTGGCGCGTACCACAGGCCGGACATGGCAACGCCTTCTGGATTCCGCTTCGGATTAACCCCGAACAGGAATCGCTCTGGTTCGACCTGCTCGACGGGGACGTCTCGGTCGGCGAGTTCCGACTGCAACAGCACCGCAAGAACTGGGTGCTGCACGTCACCGTCGAGTACGAGATCGCCGAACCAGAAACGCTGGACGACCCGACTCGAATTGGCTTCGATATCGGCGAGTCCAAACTGCTGGCGGGCTGTGCCTGTCAGAACGACACTCCGACCCAACCGTACATCTACGACGGCGGTCGTGCGCGAGCACTCCGAAAGGAGATGCACACGACGCTGAAGCGCCTGCAAGAACGCGACGCCTGCGAGTGGCGCGTAGATCAACGCTTCGATCACTACCAGAACGCCTTGACGGACATCGTCGAGAAGGCGTCTCGAGAAGCCGTCGAGTACGCCGAGTCCTTTGACGATCCGGTGATCGTACTCGAGGACTTGTCGTACATCCGCGAGAATCTGGATTACGGCACGTTCATGAACCGGCGTTTGCACGCGTGGGCGTTCGCCAGACTCACCGACCGCATCGAGGACAAGGCCCTCGAAGCCGGTATCCCGGTCGAGTTCGTGAATCCGCACTACACGTCCCAGACGTGCCACGCCTGCGGATATATCGGACGCCGCGGGTCGCAAGCTGAGTTCAAGTGTACGAACCCGGAGTGTTGGGTCACGGAGTACCAAGCAGATATCAACGCGGCGGCGAACATCGCCGATCGCGTTGATCCGTGGGGAGAGAGCGTTCCTTGGAAACCGGAACGTGATGACTCACCACGGAATGGGAGCCGTTGTGACACGGCCACAGGACACCGCACGCCGAGTCGGCAATCCCGACAGACGACGCTTGTGGCCTTCGAGTCCTGA
- a CDS encoding helix-turn-helix domain-containing protein → MDFGDTRMYRVQHSPATEFVTPTLSDLEIHVISIESAGRDWHFRLETAERDHLGAFWDHCRAEDIQFELETLRSSGAQPIKERVSIKATLTERQLEVARVAAQMGYYDKGGVSAKEVAAELGIASSTLSTHLRRINANIFATLFDDASG, encoded by the coding sequence ATGGACTTCGGCGACACGCGGATGTACCGTGTCCAGCACAGTCCGGCGACGGAATTTGTCACCCCGACGCTATCCGACCTCGAGATCCACGTCATCAGTATCGAAAGTGCCGGCCGTGACTGGCACTTTCGGTTAGAGACGGCTGAGCGAGACCACCTCGGTGCATTTTGGGACCATTGTCGCGCCGAGGACATTCAGTTCGAACTGGAGACGCTCCGAAGTTCCGGGGCCCAGCCGATAAAGGAGCGCGTCAGCATTAAAGCAACACTGACCGAGCGTCAACTGGAGGTCGCCCGGGTCGCGGCCCAGATGGGTTACTACGACAAAGGCGGTGTCAGTGCGAAGGAGGTTGCCGCCGAACTCGGAATTGCTTCATCGACGTTATCGACCCATCTGCGCCGAATTAACGCAAATATCTTCGCCACGCTGTTCGACGATGCATCCGGATGA